Proteins encoded within one genomic window of Sorex araneus isolate mSorAra2 chromosome 9, mSorAra2.pri, whole genome shotgun sequence:
- the PUS1 gene encoding pseudouridylate synthase 1 homolog isoform X2 has protein sequence MAGRAARAWEEPPPPAKRPRSGGEQAPKLPKRKIVLLMAYSGKGYHGMQRNVGSSQFKTIEDDLVSALVQSGCIPENHGQDMRKMSFQRCARTDKGVSAAGQVVSLKVWLIDDILEKINKHLPAHIRILGLKRVTGGFNSKNRCDARTYLYMLPTFAFAHKDRDAQDETYRLSPETLQHVNRLLGAYKGTHSFHNFTSQKGPREPSARRYILDIFCEEPFVREGMEFAVIKVKGQSFMTHQIRKMVGLVVAIVKGYAPESILERSWGEARVDVPKAPGLGLVLERVHFEKYNERFGGDGLHEPLDWAREEAEAAAFKEQHIYPTIVSTERHERSMAQWLATLPVHDFSASALAKDPGRLEDSDGDGDSS, from the exons ATGGCCGGCCGCGCCGCGCGGGCCTGggaggagccgccgccgccggccaAGAGGCCCCGGAGCGGCGGCGAGCAGGCCCCGAAGCTGCCCAAGCGCAAGATCGTGCTGCTCATGGCCTACTCGGGCAAGGGCTACCACGGCATGCAG AGGAACGTGGGCTCCTCCCAGTTCAAGACCATCGAAGATGACCTGGTGTCAGCCCTGGTGCAGTCGGGCTGCATCCCAGAGAACCACGGCCAGGACATGAGGAAGATGTCCTTCCAGCGCTGTGCCCGCACGGACAAG GGGGTGTCTGCGGCTGGCCAGGTGGTGTCCCTCAAGGTATGGCTCATCGATGACATTCTAGAAAAGATCAACAAGCATCTTCCGGCTCACATCCGGATCTTGG GGCTGAAGAGGGTCACGGGTGGCTTCAACTCCAAGAACAGGTGTGACGCCCGGACGTACCTGTACATGCTGCCCACGTTTGCCTTCGCCCACAAGGACCGCGATGCTCAGGACGAGACGTACCGCCTGAGCCCTGAGACACTGCAGCACGTGAACAGGCTGCTGGGCGCCTACAAGGGCACCCACAGCTTCCACAACTTCACCTCGCAGAAGGGGCCCCGCGAGCCCAGCGCCCGGCGCTACATCCTGGACATCTTCTGCGAGGAGCCCTTCGTGCGTGAGGGCATGGAGTTTGCGGTCATCAAGGTCAAGGGGCAAAGCTTCATGACGCACCAGATCCGGAAGATGGTGGGGCTGGTGGTGGCCATTGTCAAGGGCTATGCCCCTGAGAGCATCCTGGAGCGCAGCTGGGGCGAGGCCCGGGTGGACGTGCCCAAAGCGCCCGGGCTGGGCCTGGTGCTGGAGCGGGTGCACTTCGAAAAGTACAACGAGCGCTTCGGTGGCGACGGGCTGCATGAGCCGCTCGACTGGGCCCGTGAGGAGGCGGAGGCCGCGGCCTTCAAGGAGCAACACATCTACCCTACCATCGTCAGCACCGAGCGGCACGAGCGCTCCATGGCGCAGTGGCTGGCTACGCTGCCCGTGCACGACTTCAGCGCCTCGGCCCTGGCCAAG GACCCTGGCCGCCTGGAGGATAGCGATGGGGATGGAGACAGCAGCTGA
- the PUS1 gene encoding pseudouridylate synthase 1 homolog isoform X1 encodes MRVPGLRAAFAALAGVRGTASTPALSCRAPFMAGRAARAWEEPPPPAKRPRSGGEQAPKLPKRKIVLLMAYSGKGYHGMQRNVGSSQFKTIEDDLVSALVQSGCIPENHGQDMRKMSFQRCARTDKGVSAAGQVVSLKVWLIDDILEKINKHLPAHIRILGLKRVTGGFNSKNRCDARTYLYMLPTFAFAHKDRDAQDETYRLSPETLQHVNRLLGAYKGTHSFHNFTSQKGPREPSARRYILDIFCEEPFVREGMEFAVIKVKGQSFMTHQIRKMVGLVVAIVKGYAPESILERSWGEARVDVPKAPGLGLVLERVHFEKYNERFGGDGLHEPLDWAREEAEAAAFKEQHIYPTIVSTERHERSMAQWLATLPVHDFSASALAKDPGRLEDSDGDGDSS; translated from the exons ATGCGGGTGCCCGGCTTGCGCGCGGCGTTCGCGGCCCTAGCGGGCGTGCGCGGAACCGCATCCACTCCCGCGCTCTCTTGCAGGGCGCCGTTCATGGCCGGCCGCGCCGCGCGGGCCTGggaggagccgccgccgccggccaAGAGGCCCCGGAGCGGCGGCGAGCAGGCCCCGAAGCTGCCCAAGCGCAAGATCGTGCTGCTCATGGCCTACTCGGGCAAGGGCTACCACGGCATGCAG AGGAACGTGGGCTCCTCCCAGTTCAAGACCATCGAAGATGACCTGGTGTCAGCCCTGGTGCAGTCGGGCTGCATCCCAGAGAACCACGGCCAGGACATGAGGAAGATGTCCTTCCAGCGCTGTGCCCGCACGGACAAG GGGGTGTCTGCGGCTGGCCAGGTGGTGTCCCTCAAGGTATGGCTCATCGATGACATTCTAGAAAAGATCAACAAGCATCTTCCGGCTCACATCCGGATCTTGG GGCTGAAGAGGGTCACGGGTGGCTTCAACTCCAAGAACAGGTGTGACGCCCGGACGTACCTGTACATGCTGCCCACGTTTGCCTTCGCCCACAAGGACCGCGATGCTCAGGACGAGACGTACCGCCTGAGCCCTGAGACACTGCAGCACGTGAACAGGCTGCTGGGCGCCTACAAGGGCACCCACAGCTTCCACAACTTCACCTCGCAGAAGGGGCCCCGCGAGCCCAGCGCCCGGCGCTACATCCTGGACATCTTCTGCGAGGAGCCCTTCGTGCGTGAGGGCATGGAGTTTGCGGTCATCAAGGTCAAGGGGCAAAGCTTCATGACGCACCAGATCCGGAAGATGGTGGGGCTGGTGGTGGCCATTGTCAAGGGCTATGCCCCTGAGAGCATCCTGGAGCGCAGCTGGGGCGAGGCCCGGGTGGACGTGCCCAAAGCGCCCGGGCTGGGCCTGGTGCTGGAGCGGGTGCACTTCGAAAAGTACAACGAGCGCTTCGGTGGCGACGGGCTGCATGAGCCGCTCGACTGGGCCCGTGAGGAGGCGGAGGCCGCGGCCTTCAAGGAGCAACACATCTACCCTACCATCGTCAGCACCGAGCGGCACGAGCGCTCCATGGCGCAGTGGCTGGCTACGCTGCCCGTGCACGACTTCAGCGCCTCGGCCCTGGCCAAG GACCCTGGCCGCCTGGAGGATAGCGATGGGGATGGAGACAGCAGCTGA